From a single Serratia surfactantfaciens genomic region:
- the cysI gene encoding assimilatory sulfite reductase (NADPH) hemoprotein subunit, with product MSDKHPGPLVVEGKLADAERMKKESNFLRGTIAEDLNDGLTGGFNGDNFLLIRFHGMYQQDDRDIRAERAEQKLEPRHAMMLRCRLPGGVISPQQWLGIDKFAQESTLYGSIRITNRQTFQFHGILKGNVKPVHQLLNRLGLDALATANDVNRNVLCTSNPVESELHQEAYEWAKKISEHLLPRTRAYAEVWLDQEKVATTDEEPILGSTYLPRKFKTTVVIPPQNDVDLHANDMNFVAIAENGKLVGFNLLVGGGLSIEHGNKKTYARQASEFGYIPLEHTLAVAEAVVTTQRDWGNRTDRKNAKTKYTLERVGVDVFRAEVEKRAGITFAPIRPYEFTGRGDRIGWVKGIDDQWHLTLFIENGRLLDYPGRPLKTGMAEIAKIHKGDFRLTANQNVIIAGVPESEKAKIEALAREHGLIDDQISEQRKNSMACVSFPTCPLAMAEAERFLPQFVTKVEGIMHRHGVGDEHIVLRITGCPNGCGRALLAELGLVGKAVGRYNLHLGGNREGTRIPRMYRENINEDEILSEIDLLVGRWAKERNAGEGFGDFTVRAGIVKPVLDPARDFWE from the coding sequence ATGAGTGATAAACACCCCGGGCCTTTGGTAGTCGAAGGCAAACTGGCCGATGCGGAGCGCATGAAGAAGGAGAGCAACTTCTTGCGCGGCACCATCGCCGAAGATTTGAACGACGGCCTGACCGGCGGCTTCAACGGCGACAACTTCCTGCTGATCCGTTTTCACGGTATGTACCAGCAGGATGACCGCGACATTCGCGCCGAACGCGCCGAGCAGAAGCTGGAGCCGCGCCACGCCATGATGCTGCGCTGCCGCCTGCCGGGCGGCGTCATCAGCCCGCAGCAGTGGCTGGGCATCGACAAGTTCGCGCAGGAAAGTACGCTGTACGGCAGCATTCGCATCACCAACCGCCAGACGTTCCAGTTTCACGGCATTCTGAAAGGCAACGTCAAACCGGTGCACCAACTGCTGAACCGTCTGGGGCTGGACGCGCTGGCGACTGCCAACGACGTGAACCGCAACGTGCTGTGCACCTCCAACCCGGTGGAGTCCGAGCTGCATCAGGAAGCCTACGAGTGGGCGAAGAAGATCTCCGAACACCTGCTGCCGCGCACCCGCGCCTACGCAGAAGTGTGGCTGGATCAGGAGAAGGTGGCCACCACCGACGAAGAGCCGATTTTGGGATCGACCTACCTGCCGCGTAAATTCAAAACCACGGTGGTGATCCCACCGCAAAATGACGTCGATCTGCACGCCAACGACATGAACTTCGTGGCGATCGCCGAAAACGGCAAGCTGGTGGGCTTCAACCTGCTGGTGGGCGGCGGGCTGTCCATCGAGCACGGCAACAAGAAAACCTACGCGCGCCAGGCCAGCGAGTTCGGCTACATTCCGCTCGAGCATACGCTGGCGGTGGCGGAAGCGGTGGTGACCACGCAGCGCGACTGGGGCAATCGTACCGATCGCAAGAACGCCAAGACCAAATACACGCTGGAGCGCGTCGGGGTGGACGTTTTCCGCGCCGAAGTGGAAAAGCGCGCCGGCATCACCTTTGCACCGATCCGGCCGTATGAATTCACCGGCCGCGGCGATCGCATCGGTTGGGTGAAGGGCATCGACGATCAGTGGCACCTGACGCTGTTTATCGAGAACGGTCGCCTGCTGGACTATCCGGGGCGCCCGCTGAAGACCGGTATGGCGGAGATCGCCAAGATCCATAAAGGCGACTTCCGTCTGACGGCGAACCAAAACGTGATCATCGCCGGCGTGCCGGAAAGCGAGAAGGCGAAGATCGAAGCCCTGGCGCGCGAACATGGCCTGATCGACGACCAGATCAGCGAGCAACGCAAAAACTCGATGGCCTGCGTGTCTTTCCCGACCTGCCCGCTGGCGATGGCGGAGGCCGAGCGCTTCCTGCCGCAATTCGTCACCAAGGTGGAAGGGATCATGCATCGGCACGGGGTGGGCGACGAGCATATCGTGCTGCGCATCACCGGCTGCCCGAACGGCTGCGGCCGCGCGCTGCTGGCGGAGCTGGGGCTGGTGGGCAAGGCGGTCGGCCGCTATAACCTCCATTTGGGCGGCAACCGCGAAGGCACGCGTATTCCGCGCATGTACCGCGAGAACATCAACGAAGACGAGATCCTGAGCGAGATTGACCTGCTGGTGGGGCGCTGGGCGAAGGAGCGCAACGCCGGCGAAGGCTTCGGCGACTTCACCGTTCGCGCGGGCATCGTCAAACCGGTGCTGGATCCGGCGCGGGATTTCTGGGAGTGA
- the queE gene encoding 7-carboxy-7-deazaguanine synthase QueE: MQYPINEMFQTLQGEGFFTGVPAIFIRLQGCPVGCSWCDTKHTWEKEAHREVDLQRILVKTEESDAWGNATAERLLAVMRQQGYTARHVVITGGEPCIYDLTPLTELFEQHGYSCQIETSGTHEIRCSANTWVTVSPKVNMRGGMKVLDQALRRADEVKHPVARERDIEALDALLATLQDDKTRIIALQPISQKEEATRLCIETCIARNWRLSMQTHKYLNIA, from the coding sequence ATGCAGTACCCGATCAATGAGATGTTCCAAACCTTGCAGGGCGAAGGCTTTTTCACCGGCGTGCCGGCCATTTTCATCCGCCTGCAGGGCTGCCCGGTAGGGTGCAGCTGGTGCGACACCAAACATACCTGGGAAAAGGAAGCCCATCGGGAAGTAGACCTGCAACGGATCCTGGTCAAAACAGAAGAGAGCGACGCCTGGGGCAACGCCACCGCCGAACGGCTGTTGGCGGTAATGCGCCAGCAGGGCTACACCGCGCGCCATGTCGTGATCACCGGCGGTGAACCCTGTATCTACGATCTGACGCCGCTGACCGAGCTGTTCGAACAGCATGGCTACAGCTGCCAAATTGAGACCAGCGGCACCCACGAAATCCGTTGTTCCGCCAACACCTGGGTGACGGTTTCGCCGAAGGTGAACATGCGCGGCGGCATGAAGGTGTTGGATCAGGCGCTGCGGCGCGCCGACGAGGTGAAACATCCGGTGGCGCGTGAGCGCGACATCGAGGCGCTGGATGCGCTGCTGGCGACGTTGCAGGACGACAAGACCCGCATTATCGCGCTGCAGCCGATCAGCCAAAAAGAAGAGGCGACCCGCCTGTGCATCGAAACCTGCATCGCGCGCAACTGGCGGCTGTCGATGCAGACCCACAAGTATCTGAACATCGCCTAA
- a CDS encoding phosphoadenylyl-sulfate reductase, producing MAEFDLAALNALPKSGQALALAVVNGQLETLSAEQRVAWALEHLPGEFVLSSSFGIQAAVCLHLVTRIRPDIPVILTDTGYLFPETYRFIDQLTDQLKLNLQVFRAEQSPAWQEARYGKLWEQGVEGIEKYNQINKVEPMNRALETLGAQSWFAGLRREQSGSRANLPVLAVQRGVFKILPIIDWDNRKIYQYLTEHGLSYHPLWEQGYLSVGDTHTTQKWEPGMSEEETRFFGLKRECGLHEG from the coding sequence ATGGCTGAATTCGATCTGGCGGCGCTGAACGCGTTGCCCAAATCCGGGCAGGCGCTGGCATTGGCGGTGGTCAACGGCCAACTGGAGACCCTCAGCGCCGAACAGCGCGTTGCATGGGCGCTGGAGCATCTGCCCGGCGAGTTCGTACTCTCGTCCAGTTTCGGCATTCAGGCGGCGGTATGTCTGCACCTGGTGACGCGCATCCGGCCGGATATCCCGGTGATCCTGACCGACACCGGTTACCTGTTCCCGGAAACCTATCGCTTTATCGATCAACTGACCGACCAGCTGAAGCTGAATCTGCAGGTGTTCCGCGCCGAACAGTCTCCCGCCTGGCAAGAGGCGCGCTACGGCAAGCTGTGGGAACAGGGCGTGGAAGGGATTGAAAAGTACAACCAGATCAACAAGGTTGAGCCGATGAATCGCGCGCTGGAGACGCTGGGCGCGCAGAGCTGGTTCGCCGGCCTGCGGCGCGAACAGTCCGGCAGCCGCGCCAATCTGCCGGTGCTGGCGGTGCAGCGCGGGGTGTTCAAGATCCTGCCGATCATCGACTGGGACAACCGCAAGATTTACCAGTATCTGACCGAGCACGGACTAAGCTATCACCCGCTGTGGGAGCAGGGCTACCTGTCGGTAGGCGATACCCACACCACCCAGAAGTGGGAGCCGGGCATGAGCGAGGAAGAGACGCGTTTCTTCGGGCTGAAGCGCGAGTGCGGTCTGCACGAAGGCTAA
- the cysG gene encoding siroheme synthase CysG, with the protein MDYLPIFADLKQRPVLVVGGGDVAARKVDLLQRAGAEIRIVAQSLSPELEQQRQLGRVLWLGESFDPQQLDDVFLAIAATDDNALNAAVFAEADKRRVLANVVDDQPRCSFIFPSIIDRSPLVVAVSSSGQAPVLARLLREKLEALLPASLGQMAQVAGRWRGQVKQRLASIGERRRFWEKTFGGRFATLVANGQTAQAERQLEQDLHHFAAGDEGAQGEIALVGAGPGDVGLLTLRGLQVMQQADVVLYDHLVSGEILDLVRRDAERICVGKRAGAHSVIQEETNRLLVELAQQGKRVVRLKGGDPFIFGRGGEELQVAAAAGIPFQVVPGVTAAAGATAYAGIPLTHRDHAQSVTFITGHCRPDGDGLDWADLARARQTLAIYMGTMKAADISQRLIAHGRDAATPVAVISRGTRADQQVQIGTLDQLEHLAQRAPLPALLVIGEVVELHHQIAWFGHQSQTEGAARPAVVNLA; encoded by the coding sequence GTGGACTATCTACCAATATTCGCCGACCTGAAACAACGTCCGGTGCTGGTCGTTGGCGGTGGTGACGTGGCTGCGCGCAAAGTCGATCTGCTTCAGCGCGCCGGGGCTGAAATACGGATAGTTGCGCAGTCGCTCTCACCGGAACTGGAACAACAACGTCAGCTGGGGCGGGTGCTCTGGCTGGGGGAAAGCTTTGACCCGCAGCAGTTGGACGACGTGTTTCTGGCGATCGCCGCCACGGACGACAACGCCCTGAACGCCGCGGTGTTCGCCGAGGCGGATAAGCGCCGGGTGTTGGCCAACGTGGTGGACGATCAGCCGCGCTGCTCGTTTATCTTCCCGTCGATCATCGATCGCTCGCCGCTGGTGGTGGCGGTGTCGTCCAGCGGCCAGGCGCCGGTGCTGGCGCGCCTGCTGCGCGAAAAGCTGGAGGCGTTATTGCCCGCCAGTTTGGGGCAGATGGCGCAGGTAGCGGGCCGCTGGCGCGGCCAGGTCAAACAGCGGTTGGCTTCGATCGGCGAACGTCGCCGTTTCTGGGAGAAAACGTTCGGCGGCCGTTTCGCCACGCTGGTGGCCAACGGCCAGACGGCGCAGGCGGAACGGCAGCTGGAGCAGGATTTACACCACTTCGCCGCAGGCGATGAAGGCGCACAGGGCGAGATCGCCCTGGTGGGCGCCGGGCCGGGCGACGTGGGGCTGTTGACCCTGCGCGGGCTGCAGGTGATGCAGCAGGCGGACGTGGTGCTGTATGACCATCTGGTCAGCGGCGAGATCCTCGATCTGGTGCGGCGCGACGCCGAGCGCATCTGCGTGGGCAAGCGCGCCGGCGCGCACTCGGTGATCCAGGAAGAGACCAACCGGCTGCTGGTGGAGCTGGCGCAGCAGGGCAAACGGGTGGTGCGCCTCAAGGGCGGCGATCCGTTCATCTTTGGCCGCGGCGGCGAAGAGCTGCAGGTGGCCGCCGCCGCCGGCATTCCGTTCCAGGTGGTGCCTGGCGTCACGGCCGCCGCGGGCGCGACCGCCTACGCCGGCATTCCGCTGACGCATCGCGATCACGCGCAGAGCGTGACCTTTATCACCGGCCACTGCCGCCCCGACGGCGATGGCCTGGACTGGGCCGATCTGGCCCGGGCGCGGCAAACGCTGGCTATCTACATGGGCACCATGAAGGCGGCGGACATCAGCCAACGCCTGATCGCCCATGGCCGCGACGCTGCGACGCCGGTGGCGGTGATCAGCCGCGGCACGCGCGCCGATCAGCAGGTGCAGATCGGCACGCTGGATCAATTGGAACACCTGGCCCAACGGGCGCCGTTGCCGGCGCTGTTGGTGATCGGCGAGGTGGTGGAACTGCACCATCAAATCGCCTGGTTCGGGCATCAATCGCAGACGGAAGGGGCCGCGCGCCCGGCCGTCGTGAATTTGGCATAG
- the cysJ gene encoding NADPH-dependent assimilatory sulfite reductase flavoprotein subunit translates to MTTQAPPTSLLPLTPEQLARLQATIGDYSPTQLAWLSGYFWGMVNQQPGAVGIAPVAPAAAAGITIISASQTGNARRLAEQLRDDLLAANLSATLVSAGDYKFKQIAQERLLVIVASTQGEGEPAEEAVALHKFLFSKKAPKLNDTAFAVFGLGDTSYENFCQSGKDFDGKLAELGAERLVERVDADVEYQELAAAWRKQVVSVLKARAPAESAAPGVLASGAVDLIDSSPYSKEQPLTAQLAVNQKITGRASDKDVRHIEIDLGDSGLRYQPGDALGVWFDNDPALVDELVQLLWLKGDEPVEVEGQTLPLAQALRSHFELTQNTTPIVDKYAALSRDETLIGLLADKAALQHYAHNTPIVDMVRQAPADLSAEQLVGLLRPLTPRLYSIASSQAENESEVHITVGVVRYDIDGRARSGGASGFLADRLEEDGDVRVFIEHNDNLRLPANPEAPVIMIGPGTGIAPFRAFMQQRDADGAGGKNWLFFGNPHFTEDFLYQVEWQRYVKDGLLTRIDLAWSRDQQHKIYVQDKLREQGAEVWRWIQEGAHIYVCGDANRMAKDVENTLLELVAEHGGMDTEQADEFLSELRLERRYQRDVY, encoded by the coding sequence ATGACGACTCAGGCTCCTCCAACATCTTTGCTCCCGCTGACGCCCGAACAGCTGGCGCGCCTGCAGGCGACGATCGGCGATTATTCGCCGACGCAGCTGGCGTGGCTGTCCGGCTATTTTTGGGGAATGGTCAATCAACAGCCCGGAGCCGTGGGCATTGCGCCTGTCGCCCCAGCGGCGGCTGCCGGCATCACCATCATTTCCGCATCGCAGACCGGCAATGCGCGCCGCCTGGCGGAGCAGCTGCGAGACGATCTTTTGGCCGCCAATCTGAGCGCCACGTTGGTCAGCGCCGGCGACTACAAATTCAAACAGATAGCGCAAGAGCGCCTGCTGGTGATCGTCGCCTCTACGCAGGGGGAGGGCGAACCGGCGGAAGAAGCGGTGGCGCTGCATAAATTCCTGTTCTCGAAGAAGGCGCCGAAGCTGAATGATACCGCTTTTGCGGTGTTCGGGCTGGGCGACACCTCTTATGAGAATTTCTGTCAGTCTGGTAAAGATTTCGACGGCAAACTGGCCGAACTGGGCGCCGAGCGCCTGGTGGAGCGTGTGGACGCCGACGTGGAGTACCAGGAGCTGGCCGCCGCCTGGCGCAAACAGGTGGTGTCGGTGCTGAAGGCGCGCGCGCCGGCGGAAAGCGCCGCGCCGGGCGTGTTGGCCAGCGGCGCGGTCGATCTGATCGACAGCAGCCCGTACAGCAAGGAACAGCCGCTCACCGCCCAACTGGCGGTCAATCAGAAAATTACCGGCCGTGCGTCGGATAAAGACGTGCGCCATATCGAGATCGATCTGGGCGACTCCGGCCTGCGCTATCAGCCGGGCGATGCGCTCGGCGTATGGTTCGACAACGATCCGGCGCTGGTGGACGAACTGGTGCAGCTGTTGTGGCTGAAAGGCGACGAGCCGGTCGAGGTGGAAGGGCAAACCCTGCCGCTGGCGCAGGCGCTGCGCAGCCATTTCGAACTGACGCAGAACACCACGCCGATCGTCGATAAATACGCCGCGCTGTCGCGCGACGAAACGTTGATCGGCCTGCTGGCGGATAAAGCTGCGCTGCAGCATTACGCGCACAACACGCCGATCGTCGACATGGTGCGCCAGGCGCCGGCGGATCTGAGCGCCGAACAGCTGGTCGGCCTGCTGCGCCCGCTGACGCCGCGCCTGTACTCCATCGCCTCTTCGCAGGCGGAGAACGAAAGCGAAGTGCACATCACCGTGGGCGTGGTGCGTTACGACATCGACGGGCGCGCCCGCAGCGGCGGCGCCTCCGGTTTCCTGGCGGATCGCCTGGAGGAGGACGGCGACGTGCGAGTGTTTATCGAACACAACGATAACTTACGCCTGCCGGCCAACCCGGAAGCGCCGGTGATCATGATCGGCCCGGGCACCGGCATCGCGCCGTTCCGCGCCTTTATGCAGCAGCGCGATGCCGACGGCGCCGGCGGCAAAAACTGGCTGTTCTTCGGCAACCCGCACTTTACCGAAGATTTCCTGTATCAGGTCGAATGGCAGCGCTACGTGAAAGACGGCCTGCTGACCCGCATCGATCTGGCCTGGTCCCGCGACCAACAACATAAAATATACGTACAAGACAAACTGCGCGAACAGGGCGCGGAAGTGTGGCGCTGGATTCAGGAAGGCGCGCACATTTACGTCTGCGGCGATGCCAATCGCATGGCAAAAGACGTGGAAAACACATTACTGGAACTGGTGGCCGAGCACGGTGGCATGGATACCGAGCAGGCGGATGAATTTTTAAGTGAGCTGCGCCTTGAGCGCCGTTATCAGCGAGATGTTTACTGA
- the queD gene encoding 6-carboxytetrahydropterin synthase QueD gives MATTLFKDFQFEAAHRLPHVPEGHKCGRLHGHSFMVRLEVTGEVDPHTGWVMDFAELKAVFSPIWERLDHHYLNDIPGLENPTSEVLAAWIWQQLKPQLPELTAVMVKETCTAGCVYKG, from the coding sequence ATGGCAACCACGCTGTTTAAAGATTTTCAGTTTGAAGCCGCACACCGTTTGCCGCACGTGCCGGAGGGCCATAAATGCGGCCGTCTGCATGGGCATTCGTTTATGGTGCGTCTGGAAGTGACCGGTGAAGTGGATCCCCACACCGGTTGGGTGATGGATTTCGCCGAGCTCAAGGCTGTGTTTTCCCCGATCTGGGAACGGCTGGATCACCATTATCTGAACGATATTCCAGGATTGGAAAATCCCACCAGCGAAGTGCTCGCCGCCTGGATTTGGCAGCAGCTCAAGCCCCAGCTGCCGGAATTGACGGCGGTGATGGTGAAAGAGACCTGTACTGCGGGATGCGTATATAAAGGTTAA
- a CDS encoding aminopeptidase, with product MFSRFYLKTSLLALALGGVFSVCAAQPAKDAPMGRFAAEQTRHIATYFPGRMAGSPAELLTADYLKQQFSKMGYQSDIRSVNTRYLYTSKDGKKNWNNVTASSVIAARNGDSPKQIVIVAHFDTYTPQSDEDLDNNLGGLTLQGVDDNASGIGVMLELAERLKNIPTAYGLRFVATSAEEIGSLGAQNYLQRMSAEEKSNTVLVINLDSLITGDRLYFNAGRNTPPQMAKRSRDRALDIAHRYGIAAATNPGNAQHPQGTGCCSDQEVFDAAGIPVLSVEATNWSLGDKDGYQQRAVSPHFPQGVTWHRPQYDNLQYLDRYLPGRIDKRSRDSVQILLPLIKELAQAHPPKAKKKK from the coding sequence ATGTTTTCCCGTTTTTACCTGAAGACCAGCCTGCTGGCCCTCGCACTCGGCGGCGTCTTCAGCGTGTGTGCCGCACAGCCCGCCAAAGACGCGCCAATGGGCCGCTTCGCCGCCGAACAGACCCGCCACATCGCCACTTACTTCCCCGGCCGCATGGCGGGCAGCCCGGCCGAATTGCTCACCGCCGACTACCTGAAGCAGCAGTTCAGCAAGATGGGCTACCAAAGCGATATTCGCAGCGTCAATACGCGCTATCTCTACACCAGCAAAGACGGCAAGAAGAACTGGAACAACGTCACCGCCAGCTCGGTGATCGCCGCCCGCAACGGCGACAGCCCGAAACAGATAGTGATCGTCGCCCACTTCGACACCTATACGCCGCAGAGCGACGAAGATCTGGATAACAATCTCGGCGGCTTGACGCTGCAGGGCGTCGACGACAACGCCTCCGGCATCGGCGTGATGCTGGAACTGGCGGAACGCCTGAAGAACATCCCCACCGCCTACGGCCTGCGCTTCGTCGCCACCAGCGCCGAAGAGATCGGTTCGCTGGGGGCGCAGAACTACCTGCAGCGCATGAGCGCGGAAGAGAAAAGCAACACCGTACTGGTGATCAACCTCGACAGTCTGATCACCGGCGATCGCCTGTACTTCAACGCCGGGCGCAACACGCCGCCGCAGATGGCGAAGCGCTCCCGCGATCGCGCGCTGGATATCGCCCACCGCTACGGCATCGCCGCCGCCACCAACCCTGGCAATGCACAGCATCCGCAGGGTACCGGCTGCTGCTCCGATCAAGAGGTATTCGATGCGGCGGGCATCCCGGTGCTGTCGGTGGAAGCCACCAACTGGTCGCTGGGCGACAAGGACGGTTACCAGCAACGCGCCGTCAGCCCGCACTTCCCGCAGGGCGTCACCTGGCACCGCCCGCAGTATGACAACCTGCAGTATCTGGATCGCTACCTGCCGGGGCGGATCGATAAACGCAGCCGCGACAGCGTGCAGATCCTGCTGCCGCTGATCAAAGAGCTGGCGCAGGCGCACCCGCCGAAAGCGAAAAAGAAAAAGTAG
- a CDS encoding MFS transporter translates to MTHSTSELNIQQAIDDSKFSLFHWTLIILGFLILAIDGFDTAAMGYIAPSVAKDWGIVKQDLGPVLSAALLGLSLGALIAGPISDRIGRKRVLVFSCLFFGLSSLATAYAGSLNSLTLWRFLTGLGLGAAMPNAITLISEYAPQRCRSLAINTMYCGFPLGAAGGGAISSWLIPNYGWHSVLLLGAIAPLALTVLLILLLPESVKYMVNRGQEAAKIKRIAQRFVSQSLDGVTRFYLYEEKLAQTKTSIGLLFSRPYLLGTLMLWVTYFMGLVIYYVLLSWMPILMQGLGYQLEQSAMLTSLFTFGGTLGILVAGWLMDRWNAHKVVSSGFVVTALLIVAMATEDKQIVLLGAFIFLMGVTMNGAQSGLQTLAATFYPTHSRATGIAWMQGIGRFGGVAGTMMGAQLLAMQWEVQSILMFLCVPALIAAIATVCKMSRKPTLQPAA, encoded by the coding sequence ATGACTCATTCCACCAGCGAGTTAAACATTCAACAGGCCATCGACGACAGCAAGTTTTCGCTGTTTCACTGGACACTGATCATTCTCGGGTTCCTGATCCTCGCCATCGACGGTTTTGATACCGCCGCTATGGGCTATATCGCGCCGTCGGTCGCCAAAGACTGGGGCATAGTGAAACAGGACCTGGGGCCGGTGCTGAGCGCCGCGCTGCTGGGGCTATCGCTCGGCGCGCTGATCGCCGGGCCGATCTCCGACCGCATCGGCCGCAAGCGCGTGCTGGTGTTTTCCTGCCTGTTCTTCGGCCTGTCGAGCCTGGCCACCGCCTACGCCGGTTCGCTCAATAGCCTGACGCTGTGGCGTTTCCTCACCGGCCTCGGGCTGGGAGCGGCGATGCCCAACGCCATCACGCTGATCTCCGAATACGCGCCGCAGCGCTGCCGTTCGCTGGCGATCAACACCATGTACTGCGGCTTTCCGCTGGGCGCGGCCGGCGGCGGCGCCATTTCGTCGTGGCTGATCCCGAACTACGGCTGGCACAGCGTATTGCTGCTCGGCGCCATCGCGCCGCTGGCGCTGACGGTGTTGCTGATCCTGCTGCTGCCGGAATCGGTCAAGTATATGGTTAACCGTGGACAGGAAGCGGCGAAGATCAAACGCATCGCGCAGCGTTTCGTCAGCCAGAGCCTCGACGGCGTGACGCGTTTTTACCTGTACGAAGAGAAGCTGGCGCAGACCAAGACCAGCATCGGCCTGCTGTTCAGTCGCCCTTACCTGCTCGGCACGCTGATGCTGTGGGTGACCTACTTCATGGGGCTGGTGATCTACTACGTGTTGCTGAGCTGGATGCCGATCCTGATGCAGGGCTTGGGCTATCAGCTGGAGCAATCGGCGATGCTCACCTCGCTGTTCACCTTCGGCGGCACGCTGGGCATTCTGGTGGCCGGCTGGCTGATGGATCGCTGGAATGCGCATAAGGTGGTCTCGAGCGGCTTTGTCGTCACCGCCCTGCTGATCGTGGCGATGGCCACCGAAGACAAGCAGATCGTGCTGCTTGGCGCCTTCATCTTCCTGATGGGCGTCACCATGAACGGCGCGCAGTCCGGCCTGCAAACGCTGGCGGCCACCTTCTACCCCACCCACAGCCGCGCCACCGGCATCGCCTGGATGCAGGGCATCGGCCGCTTCGGCGGCGTCGCCGGCACCATGATGGGGGCTCAACTGCTGGCCATGCAATGGGAAGTGCAGAGCATCCTGATGTTCCTGTGCGTGCCGGCGCTGATCGCCGCCATCGCGACGGTATGCAAGATGAGCCGCAAACCGACGCTGCAACCGGCCGCCTGA
- the hutU gene encoding urocanate hydratase, giving the protein MTTNNKVRNVDVRAPRGTQLNAKSWLTEAPLRMLMNNLDPEVAENPHELVVYGGIGRAARDWDCYDKIVETLKTLEEDETLLVQSGKPVGVFKTHSNAPRVLIANSNLVPHWATWEHFNELDAKGLAMYGQMTAGSWIYIGSQGIVQGTYETFVEAGRQHYDGSLQGRWVLTAGLGGMGGAQPLAATLAGACSLNIECQQSRIDFRLKTRYVDEQAKDLDDALARIKKYTSEGKAISIALCGNAAEILPELVRRGVRPDMVTDQTSAHDPLNGYLPKGWSWEEYRQRAQTEPAKVVAAAKQSMADHVKAMLAFQQMGVPTFDYGNNIRQMAKETGVDNAFDFPGFVPAYIRPLFCRGIGPFRWAALSGDPQDIYKTDAMVKELIPDDEHLHRWLDMARERISFQGLPARICWVGLGQRAKLGLAFNEMVRRGELSAPIVIGRDHLDSGSVSSPNRETEAMKDGSDAVSDWPLLNALLNTASGATWVSLHHGGGVGMGFSQHSGMVIVCDGTDEAAERIARVLHNDPATGVMRHADAGYDIAIDCAREQGLNLPMVAATQGEKA; this is encoded by the coding sequence GTGACTACAAATAACAAAGTTCGCAATGTCGATGTACGCGCGCCACGCGGCACACAATTAAACGCAAAAAGCTGGCTGACCGAAGCGCCGTTACGCATGCTGATGAACAACCTCGATCCTGAAGTTGCGGAGAACCCACACGAGCTGGTGGTGTACGGCGGCATCGGCCGCGCCGCGCGCGACTGGGATTGCTACGACAAGATCGTCGAAACCCTGAAAACGCTGGAAGAAGACGAAACCCTGCTGGTGCAGTCCGGCAAGCCGGTCGGCGTATTCAAAACCCACAGCAACGCGCCGCGCGTGCTGATCGCCAACTCCAACCTGGTGCCACACTGGGCGACCTGGGAACACTTCAACGAACTGGATGCCAAAGGCCTGGCCATGTACGGCCAGATGACCGCCGGCAGCTGGATCTACATCGGCAGCCAGGGCATCGTTCAGGGCACCTACGAAACCTTCGTCGAAGCGGGCCGCCAGCACTACGACGGCAGCCTGCAGGGCCGTTGGGTGCTGACCGCCGGTCTGGGCGGCATGGGCGGCGCGCAGCCGCTGGCCGCCACGCTGGCGGGCGCCTGCTCGCTGAACATCGAATGTCAGCAGAGCCGCATCGATTTCCGTCTGAAAACCCGCTATGTCGATGAGCAGGCCAAAGATCTGGACGACGCGCTGGCCCGCATCAAAAAATACACCTCAGAAGGCAAAGCCATCTCCATCGCCCTGTGCGGCAACGCGGCGGAAATCCTGCCGGAGCTGGTGCGCCGCGGCGTGCGCCCGGACATGGTCACCGACCAGACCAGCGCCCACGACCCGCTGAACGGCTACCTGCCGAAGGGTTGGAGCTGGGAAGAGTATCGCCAGCGCGCCCAGACCGAGCCGGCTAAAGTGGTCGCCGCCGCCAAACAGTCGATGGCCGATCACGTCAAAGCCATGCTGGCCTTCCAGCAGATGGGCGTGCCGACCTTCGACTACGGCAACAACATTCGCCAGATGGCAAAAGAAACCGGCGTCGACAACGCCTTCGACTTCCCGGGCTTCGTGCCGGCCTACATCCGTCCGCTGTTCTGCCGCGGCATCGGGCCGTTCCGCTGGGCGGCGCTGTCCGGCGATCCACAGGACATCTACAAAACCGACGCCATGGTGAAAGAGCTGATCCCGGATGACGAACACCTGCACCGCTGGCTGGACATGGCGCGCGAGCGCATCAGCTTCCAGGGCCTGCCGGCGCGCATTTGCTGGGTTGGCCTCGGCCAGCGCGCCAAACTGGGCCTGGCGTTCAACGAGATGGTGCGCCGCGGCGAACTGTCCGCCCCGATCGTCATCGGCCGCGACCACCTGGATTCCGGCTCCGTTTCCAGCCCGAACCGTGAAACCGAAGCGATGAAAGACGGCTCCGACGCAGTTTCCGACTGGCCGCTGCTGAACGCCCTGCTGAACACCGCCAGCGGCGCCACCTGGGTTTCCCTGCACCACGGCGGCGGCGTCGGCATGGGCTTCTCCCAACACTCCGGCATGGTGATCGTCTGCGACGGCACCGATGAGGCCGCCGAGCGCATCGCCCGCGTCCTGCACAACGACCCGGCTACCGGGGTCATGCGTCACGCCGACGCCGGTTACGATATCGCTATCGACTGCGCCCGCGAGCAAGGCCTGAACCTGCCGATGGTTGCCGCCACCCAAGGAGAAAAAGCATGA